In Frondihabitans sp. PAMC 28766, a genomic segment contains:
- a CDS encoding MBL fold metallo-hydrolase: MSDSTPAPSTGADFSADAPPIIDPEVRVENAREIASDLVVIENRGVDLVPNIGVIGGSDAVLVVDTGMGIENATAVLAFAMSFAAGRRLYLTTTHFHPEHAFGAQVFTGHATYLVNRAQAIDLEKKSAGYLQMFAGLSPVIATRLAGVVPATPDIVFDGVHDLDLGGRIVQLRPTGQGHTLGDQVVIVPDVGVLFTGDLVESDQFPIFPWFPPYDVDVNGSKWIAVMDSLISLDPKIVVPGHGDIRGVELLAQVRGALAELRSETLTSLDAGLSDATVTSAVVGAMVSHHPAWAGREWIPTAVAALVVEARGTSRV, encoded by the coding sequence ATGTCGGATTCCACCCCTGCTCCGTCCACCGGCGCCGATTTCTCTGCTGATGCCCCGCCGATCATCGACCCGGAAGTGCGGGTCGAGAATGCCCGAGAGATCGCCTCCGACCTGGTGGTGATCGAGAACCGGGGCGTGGATCTCGTGCCGAACATCGGGGTCATCGGCGGATCCGACGCCGTCCTCGTCGTCGACACGGGAATGGGTATCGAGAACGCGACCGCCGTCCTCGCCTTCGCAATGTCGTTCGCGGCCGGCCGGCGCCTCTACCTGACGACGACGCATTTCCATCCCGAGCACGCCTTCGGCGCCCAGGTCTTCACCGGGCACGCCACCTACCTCGTCAACCGAGCCCAGGCGATCGATCTCGAAAAAAAGAGCGCCGGCTACCTGCAGATGTTCGCCGGGCTGTCACCCGTCATCGCCACACGGCTCGCGGGAGTGGTGCCCGCTACCCCCGACATCGTCTTCGACGGCGTCCATGACCTCGATCTCGGCGGCCGCATCGTCCAACTCCGGCCCACCGGTCAAGGCCACACCCTCGGCGACCAGGTCGTGATCGTCCCCGACGTCGGTGTGCTCTTCACAGGTGACCTGGTCGAGTCCGACCAGTTCCCAATCTTCCCCTGGTTCCCGCCCTACGACGTCGACGTGAACGGCTCCAAGTGGATCGCCGTCATGGACTCCCTCATCAGCCTCGACCCGAAGATCGTCGTTCCCGGACATGGTGACATCCGGGGTGTCGAGCTCCTCGCCCAGGTTCGCGGCGCTTTGGCCGAACTCCGCTCGGAGACTCTCACCTCCCTGGATGCGGGGCTCTCCGACGCAACGGTGACCTCGGCGGTCGTCGGGGCGATGGTCTCGCACCACCCGGCATGGGCCGGGCGTGAGTGGATACCCACGGCGGTCGCCGCGCTCGTCGTCGAAGCGCGCGGTACCTCCCGTGTCTGA
- a CDS encoding helix-turn-helix domain-containing protein: MPRPKGHVVVLMAADRVKLTRVVSRGTHPARMIARARILLALDEAPGPVPDRRVVAERAGVSEGTVYLVAKRFTESAGRIEEVIGRRKRASPPVPAKVTGDVEARVIALACTKPPAGFDRWSLRLLEKHVLLTEGLPPLDHSTIGRTLKKGGFVLI; this comes from the coding sequence ATGCCGAGACCGAAGGGTCATGTCGTCGTGTTGATGGCCGCTGATCGTGTGAAGCTGACGAGGGTGGTGTCGCGGGGAACGCATCCGGCACGGATGATCGCCCGGGCACGGATTCTGCTGGCTTTGGACGAGGCACCCGGCCCGGTGCCGGATCGTCGGGTGGTGGCCGAGCGGGCAGGGGTCAGTGAGGGCACGGTGTATCTGGTCGCGAAGCGGTTCACGGAGTCCGCCGGCCGTATCGAGGAGGTGATCGGCCGCCGCAAACGCGCAAGCCCGCCGGTGCCCGCGAAGGTGACTGGGGATGTTGAGGCGCGGGTGATCGCGCTGGCGTGCACGAAGCCCCCGGCAGGTTTCGACCGGTGGTCGCTGCGGCTGCTGGAGAAACACGTGCTGCTCACCGAGGGCCTGCCGCCGCTGGATCATTCCACGATCGGCCGGACCCTCAAAAAAGGGGGCTTCGTCCTCATCTGA
- a CDS encoding IS30 family transposase: MRTGRGLRHPSRKTGQRKNRIPDMINISQRPADADDRAIPGHWEGDLIIGKGNQTAIGTLVERSTNYTMLVHLPDGYTAEKMRDALTAKIKTLPAALRGTLTWDQGVEMREWKQTAIDADIKIFFCDPHSPWQRGINENTNGLLRQYFPKGSDFSIHSEQDLDRVAAELNDRPRKRLAFEKPIEAIEKLLLQ, translated from the coding sequence TTGCGCACCGGCCGCGGGCTCCGCCACCCCTCGAGGAAGACAGGGCAGCGGAAGAACCGGATCCCGGACATGATCAACATCTCCCAGCGGCCCGCGGACGCCGACGACCGCGCCATCCCCGGCCACTGGGAAGGGGACCTGATCATCGGCAAGGGAAACCAGACCGCGATCGGCACCCTCGTGGAACGGTCGACGAACTACACCATGCTCGTCCATCTGCCCGACGGCTACACGGCTGAGAAGATGCGGGACGCGCTGACGGCGAAGATCAAGACGCTGCCTGCTGCTCTCCGCGGAACGCTGACCTGGGACCAGGGGGTCGAGATGAGGGAATGGAAACAGACCGCCATCGACGCCGACATCAAGATCTTCTTCTGCGACCCCCACTCGCCCTGGCAGCGTGGCATCAACGAGAACACCAACGGCCTTCTCCGGCAGTACTTCCCTAAAGGCAGCGACTTCTCGATCCACTCCGAGCAAGACCTCGACCGGGTCGCCGCCGAACTCAACGACCGACCCCGCAAACGATTAGCCTTCGAGAAACCGATCGAAGCGATCGAGAAGCTCCTGTTGCAATAA
- a CDS encoding GNAT family N-acetyltransferase gives MRHDALLVVEPWGHRLENHSLGWVTARQNDTLIGFVNVVGDGGRHAFLLDTSVAPEQQGSGIGGALVRKTITACQLAGAEWLHVDFESDLEAFYLSLNPPMDV, from the coding sequence ATTAGACACGACGCTCTACTAGTCGTTGAGCCCTGGGGTCACCGCCTCGAGAACCATTCGCTGGGTTGGGTAACCGCTCGTCAGAACGACACTCTTATCGGCTTTGTCAATGTGGTCGGAGACGGAGGCCGACATGCTTTCCTGCTCGATACCTCGGTCGCTCCGGAGCAGCAAGGTAGTGGCATTGGTGGCGCTCTCGTGCGCAAGACGATCACGGCGTGCCAACTGGCCGGCGCGGAGTGGCTGCACGTGGACTTCGAATCAGACCTGGAAGCGTTCTACCTAAGCCTGAATCCACCGATGGACGTTTAG
- a CDS encoding TetR/AcrR family transcriptional regulator C-terminal domain-containing protein has translation MAGVAPQCHRGSEPDDHDPRRLPDRSLDWETRLHSIARALLEVAVVRPGVFRLVLERSYVAPEAITVMDEMYGVLRDASVDEFAIPRVERMLSTGLLGFAVTVSNGGFWDGQGVQSGAMNPSDPRWAGEPDQNVDDLIQMVRGLGRNPL, from the coding sequence ATGGCGGGAGTGGCACCGCAGTGTCACCGCGGCAGCGAGCCCGATGATCACGATCCCCGCCGTCTTCCCGACCGCAGCCTCGACTGGGAGACACGACTGCACTCGATCGCACGCGCACTCTTGGAAGTCGCGGTCGTACGCCCTGGTGTCTTTCGGCTCGTTCTCGAACGTTCGTACGTCGCGCCGGAGGCGATCACGGTCATGGACGAGATGTACGGCGTCCTCCGCGATGCCAGTGTGGACGAATTCGCGATCCCGCGGGTCGAGCGGATGCTCAGCACAGGCCTGCTGGGGTTCGCCGTGACCGTGTCGAACGGCGGATTCTGGGACGGCCAGGGCGTGCAATCGGGTGCCATGAACCCGTCCGACCCACGGTGGGCGGGTGAACCCGATCAGAACGTCGACGACCTCATTCAAATGGTCCGCGGTCTCGGCCGAAATCCTCTTTGA
- a CDS encoding helix-turn-helix domain-containing protein translates to MKSPACILAQNSWSKSGRTRSEYVATAHHPSGVATTARTQGTFIVRLDRRSAGNVRYENFRGWAGQTGDEILRRAAVLASKVMKDYFRNMSFEKNDSAAPIRAVTDARALRALAHPIRLALIEILSIDGPMTATEAADKVGESPSTCSFHLRQLAQFGFVEEAGGGKGRARPWKMTSIGLAFDPEAAGNEAKIVTATVTRLVRDRQLERYRAWQVNRESYPVKWRKAAIDNEFAFWMTADELDVLGQELETLLTDRFRERLSDPSKRPDGSVPVELLTLGYPMRGLEGGDDK, encoded by the coding sequence ATGAAATCACCCGCCTGCATCCTCGCCCAGAACAGCTGGAGCAAATCAGGTCGAACACGAAGTGAATACGTCGCCACAGCACACCATCCATCAGGTGTTGCAACCACCGCAAGAACCCAAGGAACCTTCATCGTTCGCCTCGACCGACGTTCGGCAGGGAACGTCCGCTACGAAAACTTCCGAGGGTGGGCTGGACAGACCGGTGACGAGATCCTTCGTCGTGCCGCAGTCCTTGCATCGAAAGTGATGAAAGACTACTTTCGAAACATGTCTTTCGAGAAGAATGATTCCGCCGCGCCCATCCGTGCAGTTACCGACGCGCGAGCTTTGCGGGCTTTGGCTCATCCGATTCGACTGGCGCTCATCGAGATCCTCTCCATTGACGGGCCGATGACGGCGACCGAGGCGGCCGACAAGGTCGGTGAGTCCCCGAGCACATGTTCGTTCCACCTGCGCCAGCTGGCACAGTTCGGATTCGTCGAGGAAGCGGGCGGAGGGAAGGGGCGCGCTCGGCCTTGGAAGATGACGTCCATCGGCCTGGCCTTCGACCCCGAGGCGGCGGGAAACGAGGCCAAAATCGTGACAGCGACAGTCACTCGTCTTGTCCGGGATCGGCAGCTCGAGCGATACCGGGCGTGGCAGGTGAATCGCGAGAGCTATCCGGTCAAGTGGCGCAAGGCAGCGATCGACAACGAGTTCGCGTTCTGGATGACGGCCGATGAACTGGACGTACTCGGTCAGGAACTCGAGACGCTCTTGACGGATCGATTCCGGGAACGACTCAGTGACCCGAGCAAGCGTCCGGATGGTTCGGTTCCCGTGGAGCTGCTCACCCTCGGGTATCCGATGCGCGGTCTTGAAGGCGGCGACGATAAGTGA
- a CDS encoding carboxymuconolactone decarboxylase family protein, whose translation MYAETFGLTEPDVPAEFARRVGAVFATEAMESAGGAMWSHPALSGRDRSIAIISALVAQGVVDGDRLETHLARAVRAGIDQEALEVLMTVLAGYAGYPLASRAAEAVQSHFR comes from the coding sequence GTGTACGCCGAGACGTTTGGCCTGACCGAACCGGACGTTCCCGCTGAGTTCGCCCGACGAGTCGGCGCCGTGTTCGCGACGGAGGCCATGGAATCCGCCGGCGGAGCCATGTGGTCGCACCCGGCACTGTCTGGCCGTGACCGCAGCATCGCCATCATCTCCGCCCTCGTGGCGCAGGGCGTCGTCGACGGAGATCGACTCGAGACGCACCTCGCGAGGGCCGTCCGCGCGGGCATCGACCAAGAAGCCCTCGAAGTGCTCATGACGGTCCTCGCCGGCTACGCCGGCTACCCCCTCGCATCGCGCGCAGCCGAAGCCGTCCAATCCCATTTCCGCTAG
- a CDS encoding IS1380 family transposase, with the protein MQVSHAARTAAASFDDPNLVSTAGLLPVMRLAETAGLRSLADQWLTVPSDKGANAGLKVSSLVAGMVAGADSIDDMALLRHGGTGKLFTACYAPSTLGSFLREFTFGHVRQLDAVASRLLVGLARETPLVPKPSGAGMVFVDVDDTIIEVHGHQKQGAGFGYSKVRGLNALLATVSTDTSAPVIITQRLRKGASGSPRGAARIVADALKTVTRLPGTSTAPVLLRADSAYYGFATINAARKAGAAVSVTARQDPAVKRAIATIPENAWTPIDYPNAIIDEDTGALISHAEVAEVPFTAFTSRAKKDHTPGRLVVRRIPELNKNNLQHPTLFDTHRFHAFFTTSALDTVTADQVHRRHAIIEQVNADLKHSALAHLPSGIFTANAAWLVLAVIAFNLTRAAATITGQALAKATTATIRRKLITVPGRVASSGRRIRLHLPHAWPWEAAWTALFAHTTGPPRR; encoded by the coding sequence GTGCAAGTTTCTCACGCCGCCAGGACTGCTGCTGCGTCATTTGATGACCCGAATCTCGTGTCGACCGCCGGGCTGCTCCCGGTCATGCGCTTGGCCGAGACCGCCGGTCTTCGCAGCCTGGCCGATCAGTGGTTGACGGTTCCGTCGGACAAGGGTGCCAACGCCGGGTTGAAAGTCTCCTCCCTGGTGGCGGGGATGGTTGCCGGTGCGGACTCGATCGATGACATGGCGCTGCTGCGTCACGGTGGCACGGGCAAGCTCTTCACCGCCTGTTATGCGCCGTCGACGTTGGGATCGTTCCTGCGGGAGTTCACGTTCGGGCATGTCCGCCAACTCGACGCCGTCGCCTCCCGGCTCCTCGTGGGCCTCGCCCGGGAAACACCCCTTGTCCCGAAACCCTCCGGCGCAGGCATGGTCTTCGTGGATGTGGACGACACGATCATCGAGGTGCACGGGCATCAGAAGCAGGGCGCCGGGTTCGGATACTCCAAGGTCCGCGGCCTCAACGCACTCCTGGCGACCGTGTCCACCGACACCAGCGCCCCGGTGATCATCACCCAACGGTTGCGGAAGGGCGCGTCCGGATCGCCGCGCGGTGCTGCCCGGATCGTCGCCGACGCCCTGAAAACCGTCACAAGACTCCCCGGGACATCGACGGCCCCGGTGCTGCTGCGGGCGGACTCCGCCTATTACGGCTTCGCGACCATCAACGCGGCCCGGAAAGCGGGAGCGGCGGTGTCGGTCACGGCCCGGCAAGATCCGGCCGTGAAACGCGCGATCGCCACCATCCCGGAGAACGCGTGGACCCCGATCGACTACCCCAACGCGATCATCGATGAGGACACCGGCGCGTTGATCTCCCACGCGGAAGTCGCCGAGGTCCCCTTCACCGCATTCACCTCGAGGGCGAAGAAAGACCACACCCCAGGTCGGCTCGTGGTGCGGCGCATCCCGGAGCTGAACAAGAACAACCTTCAGCATCCGACGCTTTTTGACACGCACCGGTTCCACGCGTTCTTCACCACCAGCGCCCTGGACACGGTGACCGCGGACCAGGTGCACCGCCGGCACGCGATCATCGAGCAGGTCAACGCCGATTTGAAGCATTCCGCCCTGGCGCACCTGCCGTCGGGGATCTTCACCGCGAACGCGGCCTGGCTGGTCCTCGCCGTCATCGCCTTCAACCTCACCCGCGCCGCCGCCACCATCACCGGGCAGGCCCTGGCGAAAGCGACCACCGCCACGATCCGCCGGAAACTGATCACCGTCCCGGGCAGGGTCGCGTCCTCCGGACGCCGCATCCGCCTGCACCTGCCCCATGCCTGGCCCTGGGAGGCCGCCTGGACCGCGCTGTTCGCTCACACGACAGGGCCACCCCGACGCTGA
- a CDS encoding IS630 family transposase, with protein MVAAAAGETRAAHRGPAAAGSFHDRPDPQKRGLRPHLKKCWTIPPHANGEFVARMEDVLEVYHRPFDPAVPVVCMDEKPYQLLAHARDPIPAAPGRDLREDSEYVRHGTCSIFVWVEPLAGRRRVDARPRRTRVDWAAEIDQLLSVDYPHAERVVLVMDNLNTHTLGSLYEAFEPGKARALARRLEIHYTPKHGSWLNIAEIELSALTRQCLTRRIDDLDLLNTELAAWQNATNADQRQVDWQFTTTDARTKLRRLYPQH; from the coding sequence GTGGTCGCTGCGGCTGCTGGAGAAACACGTGCTGCTCACCGAGGGCCTGCCGCCGCTGGATCATTCCACGATCGGCCGGACCCTCAAAAAAGGGGGCTTCGTCCTCATCTGAAGAAGTGCTGGACGATCCCCCCGCACGCCAACGGCGAGTTCGTGGCCCGGATGGAGGACGTGCTAGAGGTCTACCATCGCCCGTTCGATCCGGCGGTACCGGTGGTGTGTATGGATGAGAAGCCCTACCAGCTGCTCGCCCACGCCCGCGACCCGATCCCCGCCGCGCCGGGCCGCGACCTGCGAGAGGACTCGGAGTATGTCCGTCACGGCACCTGCTCGATCTTCGTCTGGGTTGAACCACTCGCCGGGCGCCGCCGTGTCGACGCGAGGCCGAGGCGGACCCGAGTGGACTGGGCCGCTGAGATCGACCAGCTCCTGAGCGTCGACTATCCGCACGCCGAACGGGTCGTACTGGTCATGGACAACCTCAACACCCATACCCTCGGGTCGCTCTACGAGGCATTCGAACCCGGCAAGGCCCGCGCGCTCGCCCGCCGCCTGGAGATCCACTACACGCCCAAACACGGCTCCTGGCTCAATATCGCCGAGATCGAGCTCTCCGCGCTGACACGGCAATGCCTCACCCGGCGCATCGACGACCTCGACCTGCTCAACACCGAACTCGCCGCCTGGCAAAACGCCACCAACGCCGACCAGCGACAAGTCGACTGGCAATTCACCACAACCGACGCCCGCACCAAACTTCGACGACTATACCCACAACATTAG
- a CDS encoding MFS transporter, with protein sequence MVAKHSGVTRLPRSFTSWAITASLSDVGDNAMYFALVWAATAHGGASAGLVVSAITIPRTVLLLLGGVMADRTGPRAVMLACDAALFTATAALAIASWRLGSPLWLLLTGAFAVGVVTAFYLPASSSMPRRLVSDSLVPRAVAVRQSGLQLAELSGGPLGGVLAAGLGFAAAAGINAFSFVPVLVVMVKSRTIRAAPAAEGPRRSVPREVASGLALAVSQPLIRVGLLLSAAAVIVVTPTGSVLIPLLVRQQHWAAAAAGLTLGAESVGGVVVALAVARVGTFSRPGGAAAAGLAVAAVGVALLAVSPSPAGVGAALVLGAGVALFTSHAFPLILTGTRPDHLSRVQSLLSIVQAVVLIPAAPLIGLSANDAGVASTLVICAGVLAAAAGVALLVSSWRDSRAASASDSTAD encoded by the coding sequence ATGGTTGCGAAGCACTCTGGAGTCACTCGGCTGCCGCGCTCGTTCACGAGCTGGGCGATCACAGCCTCGCTATCGGACGTCGGCGACAACGCCATGTACTTCGCGCTTGTCTGGGCGGCGACCGCTCACGGAGGCGCATCGGCCGGTCTCGTCGTCAGCGCCATCACGATTCCCCGAACGGTGCTGCTGCTTCTGGGTGGCGTGATGGCTGATCGCACAGGGCCGCGCGCTGTCATGCTCGCCTGCGATGCGGCCTTGTTCACCGCCACGGCCGCTCTGGCTATTGCATCCTGGAGGCTCGGATCGCCGTTGTGGCTGTTGCTCACGGGCGCTTTTGCCGTTGGCGTGGTGACCGCGTTCTATCTGCCCGCTTCGTCATCGATGCCCCGGCGACTGGTGTCGGATTCGCTCGTGCCACGCGCAGTAGCGGTGCGACAGTCTGGTCTACAGCTGGCCGAGCTGTCCGGTGGTCCTCTCGGCGGGGTACTGGCCGCGGGGCTCGGCTTCGCTGCGGCCGCAGGCATCAACGCGTTCAGCTTCGTGCCGGTGCTGGTCGTCATGGTGAAGTCCCGCACGATTCGAGCTGCACCGGCAGCCGAAGGTCCACGACGATCCGTTCCGCGCGAGGTGGCGAGCGGGTTGGCTTTGGCCGTCTCTCAACCCCTCATTCGAGTCGGGCTCCTCTTGTCGGCCGCAGCCGTCATCGTCGTGACGCCCACGGGGTCGGTCCTGATCCCCCTCCTCGTCCGCCAGCAGCACTGGGCCGCTGCCGCTGCCGGGCTGACACTCGGCGCGGAAAGCGTCGGTGGCGTCGTCGTGGCACTCGCTGTCGCTCGGGTCGGAACGTTCAGCCGCCCAGGAGGCGCCGCCGCCGCGGGCCTGGCCGTCGCCGCGGTCGGAGTCGCCCTCCTAGCCGTCTCGCCCTCGCCCGCCGGTGTCGGAGCCGCCCTCGTTCTCGGGGCCGGAGTGGCTCTGTTCACCAGTCACGCGTTCCCTCTGATCCTGACGGGCACACGACCCGATCACCTCTCGCGGGTCCAGTCGCTGCTCAGCATCGTTCAGGCTGTCGTCCTCATTCCTGCTGCACCTCTGATCGGGCTCTCCGCCAACGACGCCGGCGTCGCTTCGACGCTCGTCATCTGCGCCGGAGTTCTGGCCGCCGCCGCCGGCGTTGCCCTGCTCGTCTCGTCCTGGCGTGACAGCCGAGCCGCGTCGGCAAGTGACTCGACCGCCGATTGA
- a CDS encoding MFS transporter: MRSLWSLPNARNFLIGQSFSILGDSALWLAAGVWVKVLTGSNAAAGLTFFFLSVPSLASPLAGMLVDRVRRRPLLIVTNAVTGVALLPLVFVHDAGEVWVIWVVMTLYGCSNTVLGSAQSALLTVIVPDDLLAHANGVLRTVREGLRLIAPLLGVGLFTLVGGGVVAVVDMGTFAIALISLLLINTHEKTPDPSQRGHWRAEVSAGFRYVWHTAILRQITVSTGLVLLVVGLLETVVFALVSRGLHEPASFVGVVITIQGAGAILGGLTAASAMNRWNERFVVAVSMLVLAIGVGLWIVPQVAVVLAGSVIVGAALPWLVVGTSTIVQRRTPEALQGRVFSAFDTATTVPQTISIALGAALVSVIPYTTLLAVTVVVTGVSGLWLFTRRAEGAAALNAAPASRGT; encoded by the coding sequence GTGAGATCGCTCTGGAGTCTGCCGAATGCGCGAAATTTCCTCATCGGTCAAAGCTTTTCTATCCTGGGTGACTCTGCGCTCTGGCTGGCCGCAGGCGTCTGGGTCAAAGTCCTCACAGGGTCCAACGCGGCCGCGGGGCTGACGTTCTTCTTCCTCTCGGTCCCTTCACTCGCATCCCCCCTTGCCGGCATGCTTGTCGACAGGGTCAGGCGGCGGCCACTGCTCATCGTCACGAACGCGGTCACTGGGGTGGCGCTGCTGCCGCTGGTCTTTGTTCATGATGCAGGCGAGGTCTGGGTGATCTGGGTCGTCATGACCCTCTACGGCTGCTCCAATACGGTGCTTGGCTCGGCGCAGTCAGCCCTCTTGACCGTCATCGTGCCCGACGATCTCCTCGCCCACGCCAACGGTGTGCTGCGTACCGTCCGGGAGGGGCTCCGGCTCATCGCGCCTCTCCTGGGTGTGGGACTTTTCACGCTCGTCGGCGGGGGCGTCGTTGCCGTGGTCGACATGGGCACCTTCGCCATCGCCCTCATCTCTCTACTTCTCATCAACACTCACGAGAAAACCCCCGATCCATCGCAACGAGGACACTGGCGAGCCGAGGTCTCCGCCGGATTCCGGTACGTCTGGCACACCGCGATCCTGCGGCAGATTACCGTGTCGACAGGCCTGGTTCTTCTCGTCGTCGGGCTCTTAGAGACCGTCGTGTTCGCCCTCGTCAGTCGAGGGCTCCACGAACCAGCATCCTTCGTGGGCGTAGTCATCACCATCCAAGGCGCCGGCGCCATTCTCGGCGGGCTGACGGCCGCATCTGCCATGAACCGCTGGAACGAGCGCTTCGTCGTGGCCGTGAGCATGCTCGTCCTCGCCATCGGGGTGGGCCTGTGGATCGTGCCCCAGGTCGCCGTCGTGCTGGCCGGCAGCGTCATCGTCGGGGCCGCTCTGCCTTGGCTCGTCGTCGGAACCTCCACCATCGTCCAGCGCCGCACCCCAGAAGCCCTCCAGGGCCGCGTGTTCTCCGCCTTCGATACGGCCACCACGGTGCCGCAGACCATTTCCATCGCCCTAGGTGCCGCACTCGTGAGCGTTATTCCTTACACGACACTGCTCGCGGTCACCGTGGTCGTCACTGGCGTCTCCGGTCTCTGGCTCTTCACCAGACGCGCCGAGGGGGCCGCCGCCTTGAATGCGGCACCGGCCTCGAGAGGAACCTGA